A genomic segment from Glycine max cultivar Williams 82 chromosome 1, Glycine_max_v4.0, whole genome shotgun sequence encodes:
- the LOC100791019 gene encoding uncharacterized protein: protein MAVSLTRLSWWLWGRSNKEKEPVVSGGSTLNSSSEWSFKERESVKFPSVKGTKIAPSHRKVKRKWQSREERRHDREYDVVLVPSDGDGCLSSSESDDSDFSIGWLEPHGSDFLQSDDDLDNSFAVLVPCYRKEVESSNKELLSAIKNLPNEFSSAGKNYMEHWLASLKNLEA from the exons ATGGCTGTCTCTCTGACACGTTTGTCATGGTGGTTGTGGGGTCGTAGCAACAAGGAGAAAGAGCCTGTTGTTTCTGGTGGCTCTACACTGAATTCATCTTCTGAATGGAGTTTTAAGGAAAGAGAGAGTGTTAAGTTTCCTTCAGTGAAGGGAACAAAGATAGCTCCTTCTCACAGGAAGGTTAAAAGGAAATGGCAGAGCAGGGAAGAGAGGAGACATGATAGAGAGTATGATGTTGTGTTGGTGCCATCTGATGGTGATGGTTGTTTGTCAAGCTCTGAATCTGATGACTCAGATTTTTCCATTGGGTGGTTGGAGCCTCATGGCTCTGATTTCCTTCAGAGTGATGATGATTTGGACAATAGTTTTGCTGTGCTAGTTCCTTGCTATAGGAAGGAGGTGGAGAGTTCAAACAAGGAGCTTTTGAGTGCCATCAAGAACCTTCCAAATGAATTTTCTTCTG CTGGCAAAAATTACATGGAACACTGGCTGGCTTCTCTCAAGAATTTAGAAGCGTAG